In one window of Gossypium arboreum isolate Shixiya-1 chromosome 4, ASM2569848v2, whole genome shotgun sequence DNA:
- the LOC108460992 gene encoding putative 4-hydroxy-4-methyl-2-oxoglutarate aldolase 2, giving the protein MALVTTAEVCDANPQLIVSGELRALQPIFQIYGRRPVFSGPIVTLKVFEDNVLIREFLEEKGNGRVLVVDGGGSLRCAILGGNPVVQAQNNGWAGIVVNGCVRDVDEINGCDIGVRALHSHPMKANKKGIGEKHVPITIAGTRICDGEWLYADTDGILVSKTELSV; this is encoded by the coding sequence ATGGCTTTGGTGACAACTGCTGAAGTCTGTGATGCAAATCCACAGCTAATTGTGAGCGGTGAACTTCGGGCCCTTCAACCAATATTCCAAATATATGGTCGTCGCCCAGTATTCTCCGGACCTATAGTCACACTTAAAGTGTTTGAGGACAATGTATTGATCCGTGAGTTCCTTGAGGAGAAAGGTAATGGCAGAGTTCTGGTTGTAGATGGGGGTGGTAGTTTAAGGTGTGCCATACTTGGAGGCAACCCTGTAGTTCAAGCTCAAAACAATGGGTGGGCTGGAATAGTGGTTAATGGCTGCGTAAGGGATGTTGATGAGATAAACGGTTGTGACATTGGGGTGAGAGCGCTTCATTCTCATCCAATGAAGGCCAATAAGAAGGGAATTGGGGAGAAACATGTCCCTATAACCATTGCCGGGACTAGAATCTGTGATGGGGAGTGGCTTTATGCAGACACTGATGGTATCCTCGTCTCCAAAACTGAGTTATCTGTTTGA